CCACGTTTGAACATGAGTGTGATCGTAGAGAGGCTCCCTTAAGAGAACCTTAAGACGGTGAACGAGGAGAAAAGGTAGTACGTGTCTTGCGTATTTCTGTGCTGCGATGAGCGCTATGCGTTACGGCATCAGGCGTTTGAAGGAACTCGACGTGCATCGCGCCTTGCCCCGGTGTATCCCGCTGTCTACGGTGACAAGGTGGTGCAATCCCGCACCGCACGATCGCTTCACGAGGAGGATCACGATGCATACGACTCACAAGTTCGGCACACCGCTCCACTGCACGGCACGCGTGCTGGGAAGCACCGTGGCTGCACTCTGCCTGACGCTGGCCTTCGGCGCGCACGCCGCGCCGGGCGACGGTACACACGGCATGCAGGGCACGCAGGGCCCCGCCGATTCGTCGATCCAGGGACAGACGCAGGGATCGGCGCAAGGGCAGACGCAGACACGTGCGAGTTGCACGCCGGATACGCCGAGCGACGAGGCGCTGGTCGGCAAGACGCTGGCCGAAGCGAAGACGATGCTGCATGGCTGTCCGTGGCGAATCGGCGTACAGGACGGCAAGGCCCTGCCGGTCACCCGCGATTACCGGGCCGATCGCCGCACGCTCACGATCGAGAACGACAAGGTCGCTAGCGTGACGCGTGGATGAGGCGCGGAAGCGTCCCGACGCGTTCCTCGCGGCGCCCACAACGCACCGTCACGGTCGAATACGCGACGGCGTGCAAGGCATGATGGCGTGTGGCGGCCCGCGGTGATGTGATGGCGGCCCGTCGACGGGCGGACGGGCGACGTTTCGTCAGATCGGCGGCAGCGGTGACTGGGCCGCGCCGCCGAAGCTCACGCGCACGCGCAGCCCCCGGCCGCTGCGCGTGTCGAGCAACTCCACGGTGGCGCCATGCGCCCGCGCGATATTGCGCACGATGGCGAGTCCCAGCCCGCTGCCCTGCGTGCGCGGCGCTTGCGGATCGTCGTCCTGCTCGCTGGGCGAGTCGGGCGTCGGTCCGGACGCCGCGGCCTGCGCCGCACCGCCGCGGAAAAAGCGGTCGAACACGCGCTCCCGCTCGGCCATCGCGATACCCGGCCCGTTGTCCTCGACTTCCACCACGGCCGCCGGCGTCGCGGCGACAAGGCGCACGTCGACGTGCCCGCCGCGCGGCGTGTACTTCAGCGCGTTGTCCACGAGATTGCCGAAGAGCGTGTGCAACGCGTTGGCGTCGCCGCGCACGTGTGCGATGTCCACTAGCGCCTCGGGCGCGTCCAGCCCGAGGTCGATGCCACGAGCCACCGCCAGCGACGCGTGATGTGCGACTACGTCGCGCAGCACCGGCGCGAGCGGCATGTCGACGAAGGTCGTCGCGGCGCGCGCTGCGTCCGGCTCCTGACGCGCCAGCGTCAGCAGCTGCGCCACCATGTGCGACGCACGTTGCACGCCATCGTGCAAGTCGTGCATCGCCTCGGCGCGCTCCGCCTCCGTGTGCGCGCGTTCGAGCAACTGCACCTGCAATTGCAGCGCCGCAAGCGGTGTCCGCAACTCGTGCGCGGCGTCCGCGACGAATGCCTTCTGCTGCGCCAGCGCCTCGTCCAGCCGGCCGAGCAGGCTGTTGAGCGCGCGCACGAGCGGCCGCACTTCGTCGGGCAATCCCGCCTCGGGCAAGACATCGAGCGCCCCCGGAGCGCGCGCGTCCAGCGCCTTCGTCACGCGCCGCAGCGGTTGCAGCCCGCGCCCCACGACGAACCACACCAGCAACGCGAGCAACGGCATGGCGACGACAAGCGGCAGCAGCGTACGCAACGCCATCGACACGGCAAGCGAGTCTCGAATGGCCATCGGCTGCGCCAGTTGCACGACGTTCTCGCCAACGAGCGCCGCATACACACGCCAATCGCCGACGGGCGTCTGCACGGTGGTAAAGCCCAGTTCCGCGCGCGGCGGCAGCGGCGTGCCCGGGTGCGAGTAGTACAGCTCCACGCCGTTGCGACTCCAGATCTGGATGACCAGGCCGGCCGCATCGTTGTGCTCGCCGGGCACGCTGGAGAACGGTTCGGCGGGCAACGACAGGGCCATCTGCTGCAACTGGAAATCGAACAGCGCGTTGGCCTCGGTGCGGGCCTGGCGGAAAATCGCGACGCCGGCGAGCACCAGCGCCGCCGCAAGCGTGAGCAGCAACCCGACGAGAAGACGCCGACGAATCGAACGCATCAGTCCGCCTCCGATGCCGCGGTACCTTGTGCCGGCGGCATCTCGCCGGCCTGGGCCGGCATCATGTAGCCAACGCCGCGCACGGTGCGGATCGCCTCCGCGCCCAGCTTCTTGCGCAGGCCGTGAACGTGGACTTCCACCGCGTTGCTGGCGACTTCCTCGCCCCATCCGTAGATGCGCTCTTCGAGCTGCGTCTTGGACAGCACCGCCCCCGGGCGATTGAGCAGCGCTTCGAGCACGGCGTACTCGCGAGCCGACAGCACGACGGGCGCGCCGCTGCACGTGACCTGCCGCGTTGCGGGATCGAGTACGATCGCGCCGTGGCGCAGCAGCGGCTCGCTGCGTCCCGCCTGACGGCGCACCAGCGCGCGCAATCGCGCAGCGAGCTCGTCGAGATCGAAGGGCTTGACGAGGTAGTCGTCGGCACCGGCATCGAGCCCCTTGACGCGATCGGCGACGGCGTCGCGCGCGGTCGCGATGAGCACCGGCAGCGTCTGACCGCGCGCACGCAACGTGCGCAGCACATCGATGCCGTCACGACGCGGGAGGCCGAGATCGAGCAGCAGCGCGTCGTACGATTCGAGCGCGAGCGCATCGAGCGCACGCTGGCCGTCGCCAACATGGTCGACGGTCCAGCCGTCGTGGCGCAGGCCTTTCATCACGGCCGCCGCAATCATCGCGTCGTCTTCCACCAATAGGATTCGCATGGCTTGTCGGAATCGTTGAGCTCCCGCGGAGCCTGCTCGCCCCGCGCGGGAGCCGCGTGTGGATGTTGCCTAAGGGTGACATTCAGAGAATTTTCAACCTATTGTAGCGACAGTTCGTTGCATGGCCGCTTTACAATGCAGCTAACCACGCGCCGCGCATGTCAGACGCACATCGCGGCCCGGCAACTCAAATGACCGCTTCGCCGCCGCGTCCGCACCGCTGTGCCTGGCCCACTCCAGATCCGCCCAGGTCCGCACGGTTTCGCTGCGCGCAACACTGGAGAACATCGCCTGTCATGCGCGTTCCTCGCTTTCCTCGTCTTCCTCGCCGCCCCGGCGACTCCCTTTTCTCAACGCCTCGTTTGTCGTCGTCCGCACCGTTCGCGCTAGGCGTGTCGATGTTGGCCCTCGCGCTGCTTGCGGGCGGCCCCGCGCAAGCGAAGCCGGGCAAGCACGCGAGGATGCCGAAGGTGCCTGCCGCCGCCGCGCATGCCACACCGTTGCCCGCACCGCTCGCCCGTGCACTCGCCGCGAGCAAGGTACCTGCCGCGCACGTGAGCGTGATCGTGGCGCGCGTGGACAACCCGCTGCAGACACGCGGCACCATCGCGCCGCCACTGCTCGCGGTCAATCCGGGCGTGCCACGCAACCCGGCTTCGACGATGAAGCTCGTCACGACGATCGCCGCGCTCGACACGCTCGGGCCCGATTACCGCTGGCGCACGCAGGCGTTCACCGACGGGCAATTCGACGGCCGCACGCTCAATGGCAACCTGTACTTCCGGGGCACGGGCGATCCCAAGCTCGTGCCCGAAGAGATGGAAAAGTTCATCGCCGAGTTGCATAACGCGGGTGTCGCGAACCTCAATGGCGACATCGTGCTCGACCGCTCGGCCTACAGTGCGGACATCGGCGCGACCAGCGCGATCGACGGCGGCGACGATCGCCCGTACAACGTCGCACCGGACCCGCTGCTCTATTCGTTCAAGGCCGTCTCGTTCAGCTTCGCGAGCAATCCAAACGGCACCGTCGACGTCGGCGTGCTGCCGCCGCTGGCCAACCTGCAGGTCGCCAACGAGATGTCGTCCACGCCGGCAGGCAATTGCGGCGACTGGCTCACGCGCATCCATCCGACGCTGGGCACGACGCCGGACGGCGCCTACATCGCCCACTTCTCCGGCACGTATCCCGCCGCTTGCGAGGACAAGGGCTGGAACGTGGCCGCGCCGGACCGGGATCGATTCTTCCTCGGGGGCTTCCGCGCGCTGTGGCAGGCCTCGGGCGGTCAGTTCAACGGCAACGTACGCACAGGCACGGTACCGCCCGGCGCGCGGCTGCTCGTCACGCATCGCGGTCAGACACTGGCCGAAGTCGTGCACGACATGAACAAGTTCAGCAACAACGTCATGGCGCGTCAGCTCTTCCTGACGCTGGGCCTGGGCGCCGACGGCAAGACGCCCGCGAGCCTCGCGCGCTCGCGCGAAGTGCTTAGGCGCTGGCTCGACAGGAACGATCTCGCCATGCCAGGCCTCGTCGTGGAGAACGGCTCGGGCCTGTCGCGCGTCGAGCGCATCAGCGCGGCGGAGCTGGCGCGCCTGTTGCAGCACGGCATGAACGGGCCGAACGCGCAGGTGCTCGTCGAATCGATGCCGACGGCCGGGGTCGACGGGACCATGCGAAATCGGCTGACGAATCGCGACGTGGCCGGCAACGCCCACATCAAGACGGGCACGCTCGACGACGTGAGCGCCGTGGCCGGCTATGTCGGCTCGCGCAGCGGCAACGTCTATGTCGTGGTCTCGCTGGTGAACGATCCACGCGCCAGCAATGCCCGTGCGTTCAACGACGCCCTCATTTCCTGGGTGTACGAGAACGCCCCGTGAACCTTGGGCGCCGGCAAGCAGCGCCCGGCGCCGCGTGTGAAAACGTCGAAACCGCAGGCGGCCGGCCGGACATCGGCCTTTTGACGTTTCCCTCTAACCGACGCGTGACAGGCGGACATTCGCGTCAGAATAGACGTTCCATCGGCGTCACCGCCGCCAAGACGGCGGGACACCGATTCAGGTGACCCTATCGTGAGGAGACGCGAGGTCATGAACGTCGAGCTGATCCTGCTGGCGCTCGCGCCGGTATTCGTGCTGTGCATCGGTATCGAAGCCTGGTACTGGCGGCGTCGCCGCCCCGGCATGTACAGCCTCAAGGACACCGTGAGCAACGCCACGCTCGCGCTCATGCACCAGGGGGCGGACAAGCTGGCATGGCTGCTCGTCGTGCCGTTCTATGCATGGATCTACGATCACCATCGCATCCACACCATGCCCGGCGGCTGGGTCGGCTTCCTGCTGCTCTTCCTCGTGCAGGACTTTCTGTACTACGTTTTTCATCGCGCCAGCCATCGCATCCGCTGGCTCTGGGCCGCGCACGTGGTGCATCACTCGTCGGAGCGGCTCAACCTGTCGACCGCATTCCGCCAGAGCCTGATGTATCCGATTGCCGGCATGTGGCTGTTCTGGACGCCGATGGCGCTCATCGGCTTCGCCCCGCTGCAGATCGTAGGCGTGGTCCTGCTCAATCTCGCGTTCCAGTTCTTCGTGCACACGCAAGCCATTCCGAAACTGGGATGGCTCGAGTACGTGCTCAATACACCGTCGATTCATCGTGCGCATCACGCGCGCAATCCGCGTTACATCGACCGCAACTACGCCGGCGTGCTCGTCACCTGGGATCGCCTGTTCGGCTCCTATGTCGAGGAGAGCGACGACGAGCCGTGCGAGTTCGGCATCGTCGACCAGATCCATACACACAACCCGATCACGCTGACGTTCCACGAGTGGTGCGCGATGGCGCACGACGTCTTCACCCTGCCGGGCTGGCGCAACAAGTGGATGGCATTGTTCGGCCCGCCCGAGTGGCGGCACGCCTGGCTGGCGGCGCATCCGGCGACGGCATCGGTGCCAGCGTCATCGAGCGATGGCGTAGACAGTGTCGGCGCCTCGCGCAAAACGCTCTGACGCGACGCGTTGCCGCGTTCCATGAAAAAGGCGCGGGGATTCCGCGCCTTTTTCGTTGAGCCGTTGGCCCTACCCGTCCGACATCATTCGCGCGCGAACGCTGCCGCCGCCCGGCCGAGGCGATCGCCCACGGCAGCCCATGCCGGCGTGTCGGGCAGGCGCTCGAACAGAATGTGCGTGACGTTCTCGCGGTCCAAGCGGCGCAGCATCGCGTAGAGATCGGTCGCAAGCGCCTCGGGCGTCGCCGGCAACACGATCTTGACGACGTCGTCGGACATCGAGGCGTCGGCCGGCAAGGCCGCCAGCGTCGGCGCGAACGCCGCCACCGCGACGCGCTCGCCCGCCGGGCGCACCGCCAGCGCTGGTGCGAACTGGCCAGCGTCGCACAAATACAGCGGCGTGCGCGGCGCGTAGTGCGCCTTGAGCGTACCCGACGCGCGCGGCGCATCGGTGTCCTGCCCCGGCAATCGCGGCATCTCGCCCAGCACCTCGGCGATCTGCGCCGGCGTGATGTGCCCGGGGCGCAGCAACGCGGGAAAGCCGCGCGACAGATCGACGATCGTCGACTCGATGCCCACGGCCGCCTCGCCACCGTCGAGCACGTGAACGGTCACACCGGGCAGCCCGGCGAATTCGTCGCGCACGTGCTGGGCAGCCGTCGGGCTCACCTGACCGAAGCGATTGGCCGACGGCGCGGCAACACCGCCCTGCCCGCCCTTGAGCGACTCGAATTGCCGCAGCAGCCCCTGTGCGACAGGATGCGACGGGCAACGCAGGCCCACGGAATCCTGCCCGCCGGAGACGGCGTCGGGAATGTGGGGTGCGCGCTTGAGTATGAGCGTGAGCGGGCCCGGCCAGAACGCGTCCATCAGCTTGCGCGCGGCAGGCGTGATGTCGTCGCTCCAGTAACCGGGGTCGGCTTCCGGGGAAAAATGGACGATGACCGGGTGGTTGGCGGGACGTCCCTTCGCGGCATAGATCGCCGCGACGGCAGCCGGGTTCTCGGCATCGCCGCCGAGGCCGTACACCGTCTCGGTCGGGAACGCGACGAGTTCGCCCGCCGCGAGCTGCGCTGCGGCCTGTGCGATGTCGTGGGCCGCCGGCATGACGACGCGCGGCGCCTGAGGCGAGGCCATCGCTCAGTCTTCCAGCGGAATGTCGAGGCTCGCCGCCGCCGACACACACGCCTTGCGCGCTTCGTCCAGCGTCGCGCCTGCGAACGTGATGTGGCCCATCTTGCGGCCCACGCGCGCCTCTTCCTTGCCATACAGATGCAGGCGCGCCGACGGCAGTGCAACGACCTCGGCCCACGCCGGCGTGCGCGGATGGTCCTTGCCCGCGCCGTCGAACCACACGTCGCCGAGCACGTTGAGCATGACGGCCGGCGAGTGCTGGCGCGTTTCGCCCAGCGGCAAGCCGGCCATGGCACGCACTTGCTGCTCGAACTGGCTCGCCGCGCAGGCATCGATCGTGTAGTGACCGCTGTTGTGCGGACGCGGCGCCATTTCGTTGGCGATGAGCGTGCCGTCCTCGAGGATGAAGAACTCGACGCACAGCACACCCACGTAATCCATCCGCGAGGCGATCATCGCCGCTGCCGCGCGTGCGGCATCGGCCAGCGACGGCGCCGCGTCCGGCGCGGGTACGGTCGTGGTGGCGAGAATGCCGTCGATATGCACGTTCTGCGCGAGCGGATAGGTCGCCACGGTGCCGTCTGCGCCGCGTGCGCTCAGCACGGACACCTCGAACGCCAGCGCCAGACGCTTCTCCAGCACGCAGGGCACGCCGCCGAGCGCGGCGTAGGCGTCGCGCGCTTCGGCAGGCGTGTTCACCCGCACCTGACCTTTGCCGTCGTAGCCCAGACGCGCGGTCTTCAGAATCCCGGGCAGCACGCTCGCGAGGGCGGCGTCGCCGACGGCGGCGAGCGCATCGTTCGACTCGATCACGAGATGCGGGGCCACCGGCACGCCGCAACTTTCGATGAAGCGCTTCTCCGCCACGCGGTCCTGCGCAATGGCGACGCAACGCCCGGCCGGACTCACGGTCGTGGTTTTCGCGAGGAAGTCGAGCGACTGAGCCGGCACGTTCTCGAACTCGGTCGACACCGCCGGACACAGCACCGCCAGTTCGGCGAGCGCCGCCTCGTCACGATAATCGGCGACGATCAGGCGATCGGCCACGGCGCCTGCCGGACAACGCGGATCCGGGTCGAGCACGCAGACCTTGTAGCCCATCGATTGGGCAGCGAAACAGAACATGCGGCCGAGCTGGCCGCCGCCGAGCATGCCCAGCCATTGGCCGGGCAGGACAGGATGTGCGGGGTGCGCGGGGTGCGTCGAATGCGCAGACGCAGCGGATGCGGATTTCATCGTTGTGAAGACGGGAGACGAGGTCGGTCGTTCTGCTTTTACAGGGCGGGCAACGTCATGCCGCGCGCCGCTTCGGTCTGCTTCGCGCGGAAGGCTTCGAGCTTGTCGGCCAGCGCCTTGTCGCCGGCGGCGAGCATCGACACCGCGAACAGCGCCGCGTTGGCCGCGCCGGCTTCGCCGATGGCGAACGTGGCGACCGGCACGCCCTTGGGCATCTGCACGATCGACAGCAGCGAATCCTCGCCGCGCAGATACTTGCTCGGCACCGGCACGCCCAGCACCGGCACCGTGGTCTTGGCGGCGATCATGCCCGGCAGGTGCGCGGCGCCGCCGGCGCCTGCGATGATCGCCACGAGCCCGCGCTCGCGGGCGGCTTCGGCGTAGCGGAACATGTCGTCCGGCATGCGGTGCGCCGAGACGACCTGCGCCTCGTACGGCACGCCGAACTCGGCCAGGATCGCGGCCGCGTTCTTCATGACTTCCCAGTCCGAATTGGACCCCATTACCACGCCAACGCGCGGCGTCACGGCTTGTTTGTCGCTCATGTCTTCAACGCCCTGCTCAGGCCAGTTGCTGGCCGGTCAGGCGCTCCAGCGCCTCGCGGTACTTGGCGGCCGTCTTCTCGACGACCTCGTCGGGCAGCTTCGGCGCGGGCGGCGTCTTGCCCCACGGCTGCGTTTCGAGCCAGTCGCGCACGAACTGCTTGTCGAACGACGGCGGGTTGCTGCCCACGGCGTACGAGTCGGCCGGCCAGAAACGCGACGAATCGGCCGTCAGCGCCTCGTCCATCAGATGCAGCTTGCCGTCGTCGTCCAGACCGAATTCGAACTTCGTGTCGGCGATGATGATGCCGCGCGTGGCCGCATAAGCGGCAGCTTCCTTGTAAAGGCGGATCGAGATCTCGCGGATCTGCTCGGCGAGCTCGCGGCCGATGCGGCTCACCATCTCGTCGAAGCTGATGTTCTCGTCGTGCTCGCCCAGTTCGGCCTTGGCCGCCGGCGTGAAGATCGGTTCGGGCAGTTGCTGCGCGTTCTGCAGGCCGGCGGGCAGCTTCACGCCGCACACGGCGCCGCTCGCCTGGTAGTCCTTCCAGCCGCTGCCGGCCAGATAACCGCGCACGACGGCTTCGACCAGGATCGGCTTCAAACGCTTGACGACGACCGCACGGCCGGCGACCTGGGCGGCTTCGTCAGCCGACACGACGGTCTCGGGCGCAACACCCGTCAGGTGATTCGGCACCACGTGGGCAAGCTTGTCGAACCAGAAGTTGGCCATCTGGTTGAGCACGCGACCCTTACCCGGAATCGGCTCGCCCATGATCACGTCGAACGCCGAGAGGCGATCCGTCGTCACGATCAGCAGCTTGTCGTCGCCGACGGCATAGTTGTCGCGCACTTTGCCGCGCGAGAGCAGCGGCAGGCTCTTGAGGGAGGATTCGTACAGGGCGTTCAGAGCGGGGGTAGTCACGGCGGGGACCCGATATCAGGAAGGGCAAAGGCGTAATTATACGCGCGTCGAGGGGGCGCTTCACGAAGATGTCGGCCCCGGCGAGGCACCGTGGGGCCGTCATCTTCGCGCCATGCAGGCCGTTCGTGGACCGTTCGCCGGATTCGACCTCCGGTGGATCAGCTGGGCCAGCGGCGAAACCTGGCCTCCAGACGTGCCTTTTCCGACGCATGTACCAGCAATGCCACGACTGGGGCGCGCGAAATCGGGTTCGGCATCGGCTTGGTGGTGCCCTGGCAATGCCGGTACCAATCGGCCACCGAACTCACGTCGTAATACTTGTTGTCGCAGGTGAGCCCGTAGTCGTCGAACGACAACAGCTGGACGGCATCCGGACTCTCCGGCGCGATGACCTCCTGCGAGATCCGGTCCGTATGGCCGCCGACGTAGGCGGGGGTAAGAAAGCGAATGCCGCCGAGCACATTGATCTCGTCACGCAGCCACAGTATCGCCGTACCGGGCGGCAGGCCGCCGGAGGCCAGCACCGGCGCGACTTGCTCGAAGTTCGTTTCGAGAATGGCGGCGAGTCTGCGGCGTCCCTCGCCGCTTTGCCAGTCGATCCGCACTTTGCCGGTTCTGCCAAGCAGATGCTTGTTGAGCATATGCACCTTGCGCTCGCTGCGCGGATCGCCCCGTCCCGCGGAGCGCAACATCGCCGTAAGCCGGCAAAACTCGGCAATGAGATCGAAGCTGCGGGACGCCGCATTGATGTGATGATCGCTCGCGGCCGAGCGCTGGGCGATGGCTTCCGCGCCGAGCTGACCACGCAGCCGGGCGTCGCCGTCCCGCAGTTGCAACGCCGCGCTGGCGATCACGGCGCATGGGCGTGCGATGCCGCTCTCCGAACACACCAATGCGACCTTGCCGGGGTTGCGCCGCATGAAGTCCGCAACGCCCTTGCCCGCGCGCCAAAGCGTCGCGCCGTCGATCTGCATGTCGAACCGCTCCATGCCCGTGAATTCCATGAACTGAACGTGTGACAGGCCGCCGTCCAGATTGACGGACGAGAGGGATGCATGAGACGAGGCGGGTGTCAGCGGTGCATGCTCGCCGTGCTGGCGTTCGCCCCGTCGCGTCACGCGGGCGATGTATCCGCCGATCGGTCGCTCGTGGTAACCGGCCTTGTCGAGACCGTCGCGAGGCTCGCCCGCCATCTGCATGGTGCCTGGCTCGACGCAGAAAATCGCACCGATCTGCGGATACGTCTTGAGCATGCGCGTGAGGCCCCGGGCTTCCGCCGGGATCGCCGTGGGTCCAACAATGAACCGGTAGCCACCCAGTTCGAGCAGGCCGTAACGGGTGCATTCGTTGCCCACCCGGATCAGTTTCGACGTGTTCACGCCGTAACGGTCGGACCAGTCCTGTGCCATGCCGCGCACCGACGACGCCCAGTCCGGGGTCGGGTCGTCGCACGCCCAGAGACGGATGGGCGTCTCGCACAGGGCCGTCGCGTCGCCGGTATTTTTATCGCCCTTCACGTCCGCCATGCCCTTGCCGGCAGCCTCCGCCTTGCTGCCTTTCCAGTCGGCAGCCATCGCCATGCGCGAATGTTCAGGGGTCTGCTGGCCTCGCGTTCGCGACGTCTGGGCGCCGGCAGGGGAAATACCGGCTTGATCCATGGACCTTGGCGCACGATTGGCGGTACCGGAAAGGGAGCCCGCCATCGCGCCAGAACGCGCGGGCGATGGCGGGGACGCTTCGGGTCTGGAAAGCCCGAGACTCGCGGCGAGGGCCTTGGGAAAGCGAGTAAGCGGCATCGATAACTCCGGGTTGCCCATGGAGGGCTTGGTTGACGGGAGGCAGGAGACTGCCACGCGTCATTCCGGCGGACTTCCGGGATCGGTCGGGTGCCTGTCGTTTTGCATCGGCGGAGCGACATTCCCGCCACATTCCCGCCACCTTACTCCGCACGGCATTGCCCGACGCGCCGTTACCCCGGTATTTCACCGTCCTTCGCCGGACGCGGATGTTACCTACAATGGAAACGTTCACCCGACAAAAGGGCTGCTATGACGATCAAATCGACTCCATGCAATGTCCGGCAGCCTTTCGCCACACGACTCCTGGCCATCATCCCCTTCGTACTGGCGCTTTCGGGCGCCCCCGCGCTGGCGCAAACGTCGCGCTCCGCCCCCCATGCGCCACATGCCGCCACACAACGGGCGACGGCACCGAACGCGGCCTCGGCAAGCTCGGCTTCGTCAGGGACATCGCCCTCGGGCCGCGCGGAGCTTCCGGCACTTCCGCGCCTGACCGCCATCACCCCGCCGGAGAACGACGGCGCCACCGTGCGCTTCGCCCTGTACGCCGCGCGCGACATCGAACTGCTCGGTCTGCAGTTTCCGGCCAAGACCGAGGGCAGCCCGCCCGACGCCGACGTGGTGATCACAATGCATCTGCGCGACAGTGCGGCCGCCCGCATGCGGGACTTCTCCCGCGCGCACATGAATGAGCAGATGACCCTGATCGTGGATGGCGTGGAAATGGTCACCGCCATGATCGGCTCGGAGCTCGGCGGCCGATTCCAGTTGCAGATGCCCAAAGAAAAGGCCCGGCTTCTGTTCCAGCGAGTGCTGGCAAAAGCCGGGCCTGCGACCTGACGCGTC
The Pandoraea pulmonicola DNA segment above includes these coding regions:
- a CDS encoding ATP-binding protein, with protein sequence MRSIRRRLLVGLLLTLAAALVLAGVAIFRQARTEANALFDFQLQQMALSLPAEPFSSVPGEHNDAAGLVIQIWSRNGVELYYSHPGTPLPPRAELGFTTVQTPVGDWRVYAALVGENVVQLAQPMAIRDSLAVSMALRTLLPLVVAMPLLALLVWFVVGRGLQPLRRVTKALDARAPGALDVLPEAGLPDEVRPLVRALNSLLGRLDEALAQQKAFVADAAHELRTPLAALQLQVQLLERAHTEAERAEAMHDLHDGVQRASHMVAQLLTLARQEPDAARAATTFVDMPLAPVLRDVVAHHASLAVARGIDLGLDAPEALVDIAHVRGDANALHTLFGNLVDNALKYTPRGGHVDVRLVAATPAAVVEVEDNGPGIAMAERERVFDRFFRGGAAQAAASGPTPDSPSEQDDDPQAPRTQGSGLGLAIVRNIARAHGATVELLDTRSGRGLRVRVSFGGAAQSPLPPI
- a CDS encoding L-threonylcarbamoyladenylate synthase, with protein sequence MASPQAPRVVMPAAHDIAQAAAQLAAGELVAFPTETVYGLGGDAENPAAVAAIYAAKGRPANHPVIVHFSPEADPGYWSDDITPAARKLMDAFWPGPLTLILKRAPHIPDAVSGGQDSVGLRCPSHPVAQGLLRQFESLKGGQGGVAAPSANRFGQVSPTAAQHVRDEFAGLPGVTVHVLDGGEAAVGIESTIVDLSRGFPALLRPGHITPAQIAEVLGEMPRLPGQDTDAPRASGTLKAHYAPRTPLYLCDAGQFAPALAVRPAGERVAVAAFAPTLAALPADASMSDDVVKIVLPATPEALATDLYAMLRRLDRENVTHILFERLPDTPAWAAVGDRLGRAAAAFARE
- the purE gene encoding 5-(carboxyamino)imidazole ribonucleotide mutase; protein product: MSDKQAVTPRVGVVMGSNSDWEVMKNAAAILAEFGVPYEAQVVSAHRMPDDMFRYAEAARERGLVAIIAGAGGAAHLPGMIAAKTTVPVLGVPVPSKYLRGEDSLLSIVQMPKGVPVATFAIGEAGAANAALFAVSMLAAGDKALADKLEAFRAKQTEAARGMTLPAL
- a CDS encoding response regulator transcription factor; the protein is MRILLVEDDAMIAAAVMKGLRHDGWTVDHVGDGQRALDALALESYDALLLDLGLPRRDGIDVLRTLRARGQTLPVLIATARDAVADRVKGLDAGADDYLVKPFDLDELAARLRALVRRQAGRSEPLLRHGAIVLDPATRQVTCSGAPVVLSAREYAVLEALLNRPGAVLSKTQLEERIYGWGEEVASNAVEVHVHGLRKKLGAEAIRTVRGVGYMMPAQAGEMPPAQGTAASEAD
- a CDS encoding phosphoribosylaminoimidazolesuccinocarboxamide synthase, translating into MNALYESSLKSLPLLSRGKVRDNYAVGDDKLLIVTTDRLSAFDVIMGEPIPGKGRVLNQMANFWFDKLAHVVPNHLTGVAPETVVSADEAAQVAGRAVVVKRLKPILVEAVVRGYLAGSGWKDYQASGAVCGVKLPAGLQNAQQLPEPIFTPAAKAELGEHDENISFDEMVSRIGRELAEQIREISIRLYKEAAAYAATRGIIIADTKFEFGLDDDGKLHLMDEALTADSSRFWPADSYAVGSNPPSFDKQFVRDWLETQPWGKTPPAPKLPDEVVEKTAAKYREALERLTGQQLA
- a CDS encoding sterol desaturase family protein → MNVELILLALAPVFVLCIGIEAWYWRRRRPGMYSLKDTVSNATLALMHQGADKLAWLLVVPFYAWIYDHHRIHTMPGGWVGFLLLFLVQDFLYYVFHRASHRIRWLWAAHVVHHSSERLNLSTAFRQSLMYPIAGMWLFWTPMALIGFAPLQIVGVVLLNLAFQFFVHTQAIPKLGWLEYVLNTPSIHRAHHARNPRYIDRNYAGVLVTWDRLFGSYVEESDDEPCEFGIVDQIHTHNPITLTFHEWCAMAHDVFTLPGWRNKWMALFGPPEWRHAWLAAHPATASVPASSSDGVDSVGASRKTL
- a CDS encoding 5-(carboxyamino)imidazole ribonucleotide synthase codes for the protein MKSASAASAHSTHPAHPAHPVLPGQWLGMLGGGQLGRMFCFAAQSMGYKVCVLDPDPRCPAGAVADRLIVADYRDEAALAELAVLCPAVSTEFENVPAQSLDFLAKTTTVSPAGRCVAIAQDRVAEKRFIESCGVPVAPHLVIESNDALAAVGDAALASVLPGILKTARLGYDGKGQVRVNTPAEARDAYAALGGVPCVLEKRLALAFEVSVLSARGADGTVATYPLAQNVHIDGILATTTVPAPDAAPSLADAARAAAAMIASRMDYVGVLCVEFFILEDGTLIANEMAPRPHNSGHYTIDACAASQFEQQVRAMAGLPLGETRQHSPAVMLNVLGDVWFDGAGKDHPRTPAWAEVVALPSARLHLYGKEEARVGRKMGHITFAGATLDEARKACVSAAASLDIPLED
- the dacB gene encoding D-alanyl-D-alanine carboxypeptidase/D-alanyl-D-alanine-endopeptidase encodes the protein MLALALLAGGPAQAKPGKHARMPKVPAAAAHATPLPAPLARALAASKVPAAHVSVIVARVDNPLQTRGTIAPPLLAVNPGVPRNPASTMKLVTTIAALDTLGPDYRWRTQAFTDGQFDGRTLNGNLYFRGTGDPKLVPEEMEKFIAELHNAGVANLNGDIVLDRSAYSADIGATSAIDGGDDRPYNVAPDPLLYSFKAVSFSFASNPNGTVDVGVLPPLANLQVANEMSSTPAGNCGDWLTRIHPTLGTTPDGAYIAHFSGTYPAACEDKGWNVAAPDRDRFFLGGFRALWQASGGQFNGNVRTGTVPPGARLLVTHRGQTLAEVVHDMNKFSNNVMARQLFLTLGLGADGKTPASLARSREVLRRWLDRNDLAMPGLVVENGSGLSRVERISAAELARLLQHGMNGPNAQVLVESMPTAGVDGTMRNRLTNRDVAGNAHIKTGTLDDVSAVAGYVGSRSGNVYVVVSLVNDPRASNARAFNDALISWVYENAP